Proteins encoded together in one Trueperaceae bacterium window:
- a CDS encoding NAD(P)/FAD-dependent oxidoreductase, which yields MRPHGMPPDSPRERATAGPSVDEERFDVVVVGAGQAGLAMGYHLQRLGLRFVVLERNAEVGASWRQRWDSLRLFTPARYDALPGLPFPLAPESYPGKDDVADYLRRYAEVFDIPVRTNTAVTRLEPEGAGFRLQTDGPAVHAHQVVVATGPFQRPAVPPFAAGLDDAVTQLHSAEYRGPEALPDGEVLVVGGGNSGVQIAVELAATRRVHLSRSRPLPTVPARVLGRSLFWWLETLGLTSVPADSALGRRMRRHDDVVIGTRTRDLVRAGAVVPRPRAVSARGDRVAFADGSHLPVRTVMWATGYRPDFSWVRAPVLDPRGEPVHRRGVTAVPGLYFLGLRWQHTTGSALLGWVDRDAAFLAQEIARRSAGRTD from the coding sequence CGTGGGGGCCGGGCAGGCGGGCCTGGCGATGGGCTACCACCTGCAGCGGCTCGGCCTCCGCTTCGTCGTCCTCGAGAGGAACGCCGAGGTCGGGGCGAGCTGGCGGCAGCGGTGGGACTCGCTGAGGCTCTTCACGCCCGCGCGCTACGACGCGCTGCCCGGCCTGCCGTTCCCTCTCGCGCCCGAGTCGTACCCGGGCAAGGACGACGTCGCCGACTACCTGCGTCGGTACGCCGAGGTCTTCGACATCCCGGTCAGGACGAACACCGCCGTGACCCGGCTCGAGCCGGAGGGCGCCGGCTTCCGCCTCCAGACGGACGGGCCCGCGGTCCACGCCCACCAGGTCGTCGTGGCCACGGGGCCCTTCCAGCGGCCCGCGGTGCCGCCGTTCGCCGCGGGCCTCGACGACGCGGTCACGCAGCTGCACAGCGCGGAGTACCGCGGTCCCGAGGCGCTCCCGGACGGGGAGGTGCTGGTCGTGGGAGGCGGCAACTCGGGCGTGCAGATCGCCGTCGAGCTCGCCGCCACGCGCCGCGTTCACCTGTCCAGGTCGCGTCCCCTGCCGACGGTGCCGGCCCGCGTCCTCGGGAGGAGCCTCTTCTGGTGGCTCGAGACCCTGGGCCTCACCAGCGTGCCGGCCGACTCCGCGCTGGGCCGGCGGATGCGGCGCCACGACGACGTCGTCATCGGCACACGTACTCGCGACCTGGTCCGCGCGGGCGCCGTCGTTCCCCGGCCGCGGGCGGTGAGCGCGCGGGGCGACAGGGTCGCCTTCGCCGACGGCTCGCACCTGCCCGTCCGGACGGTCATGTGGGCGACGGGGTACCGGCCCGACTTCTCTTGGGTCCGCGCGCCGGTGCTGGACCCGCGAGGTGAGCCGGTGCACCGCCGCGGCGTGACCGCGGTCCCGGGCCTCTACTTCCTGGGGCTGCGGTGGCAGCACACGACCGGGTCGGCGCTCCTCGGCTGGGTGGACCGTGACGCCGCGTTCCTCGCCCAGGAGATCGCGAGGCGGAGCGCGGGACGCACCGACTAG